Part of the Oncorhynchus tshawytscha isolate Ot180627B linkage group LG07, Otsh_v2.0, whole genome shotgun sequence genome, AAACATTTCTTAACCAActatgcagttcaataaatagagttaagggcttgtaagtaagcatttcacagtaaggttgtgGTATTCGGcacaagtgacaaataaaatttgataagATGTCTAAtgtgatgctaattagcattttcgaatctgagtttaaatagagctgaatatattgataaaagtcaccttgtctgaaagagagagatttacacggttatcaaagcGTTAGGCCAGGGTAAGCCCACAAGAAACACAGCCCTAATTTGgggtgtttctaaaatcccctacggggaaaatgaatggtggggaaatgattggaaccatttccctgtttgaccactaggttttatgggtattatgacaccactGTGGTGCTCTATAATATACTCGGGTAACGCTCACCCTTCCTCAGCCTGCGGGTCCTTGCGCTTCCTCTTCAGTTTCAGCCTCTCCTCCACACCTCGGTAGAAACGCAGAGCAGCCTCCTCATCCAAGTCAGAGTATGAGTCTTCAGATGATTCCGCCCCAGCCTCTTCAGATACCTGACAACATAGGGAGCAGTCCAGTTTAAAGGTAGACCCGGCAAAATGACATTGCCACGAGCAGCGCCGCAGATATTGCGTTGAGCGAGATGCAAGACTTCCCTCTCACACAGTATATGCGCACGGGTTCACTTCGCGCTGTTACAGTGTGGTAGCAACGGGaccaacacagcagagagaggttTAGCCTTGTGATTCGACGCTCGTAGTTGTTGCAGAAATTGACCCAATACGTTTACTTTGTGCATctacgtcatatcgctgagtcCACCTTGAAGTATACGCAACATCCACATCACCCAATGGACCAACATCCAACTCATTTCTCACCttgacctttttgttggtgaTCTGCTCGCTGCCCTCCGACTTTCTAGCGGACTTCTCCTTCTGGTCTGCAGAGAGCAGCTGGCGCAGCTGTGGGGCAAGCCGTGCGTCTACCTCACCCATCTCATTAATCAGCTGCAGGGACAGTCAGAGAACGCAATTATTATAGGACACAATCGGAATCATACCAACTACATGACAAGCACTGTGTTAagttcactatatacagtatacctacAATTGGATCAAATCACAAATGACAAATGCATCTACTCACATTTCTGTAAGTCAACAGTCTTTCAATCACAGGGTGGTTGTGTGCGGGAATACGCTTTGCTTTCAGGACCAGGTAGAAACTGATGTTTGTGCAGTAACTACAGGACAGAAATAACAATAAGCGAGGCCATTCTCATTGGCATTCTTTATGCAATTTATGTCACAAATAACATTCACACTTACTTTAGATAAAGCTGCTGTTTGGTCCTGAGGTAGTTGGCACCCTTTCCTGGTGGAATCCGTCCATCGTTGACCATCTCCAAAAGAGGCTGCAGCTCGTCCTTCAGCTCTGCCAACTGCACACACCACCATTGGCAAACAGCACGGCATTACCACACCACCATTAGTAACTGTAACGCTTGTTACAGGCTCAACAACATTAAGTGTGGATTACACTATGTTTCTTATCCTGTTGAACATAGAGTAGTAGTGATGTTGTGGTTATCACACCTTTGCCTTAAAGTCCTGAATGAGCTCCAGTAGCTCTGGTGACTCTTTCTTCAGCAGCTTCATCTTCTCCTTCTGGGACATCTGCTGCAGGTCCTTCACaatcctctccttctccacctcctgctCCTCTACAGCAAACTcctacacatacagacacacaatgAGGACAAcaggaaaatgtatttatttactttGATAGAGCTAGAGGCTCAAGCATGtacaggtgaagtcggaagtttacatacaccttagccaaacatatttaaactcagtttttcacaattcctgacatttaatcctcgtaaaatgTGCCtgtgttaggatcaccactttaagaatgtgaaatgtcagaataatagaagataattttttatttcagcttttatttctttcatcacattcccagtgggtcagaagtttacatacactcaatttagtatttggtagcattgcctttaaattgtttaacttgggccaaacgttttgggtaaccttccacaagcttcccacaataagttgggtgaattttgtccaattcctcctgacagagctggtgtaaccgagtcaggtttgtaggcctccttgctcacacatgctttttcagttctgcccacacattttctataggattgaggtcagggctttgtgatggccactccaataccttggctttgttgtccttaagccattttgccacaactttggaagtatgcttggggtcattgtccatttggaagacccatttgcgaccagactttaacttcctgactgatgtcttgagatgttgcttcaatatatccacaccaGTTTCtgtcctcataatgccatctattttgtgaggcgcaccagtccctcctgcagcaaagcacccccacaacatgatgctgccacccccgcgattcacggttgggatggtgttcttcggcttgcaagcctccccttttccgccaaacataacgatggtcattatggccaaacagttctatttttgtttcatcagacatttctccaaaaagtatgatctttgtccccatgtgcggttgtaaaccgtagtctggcttttttaatggtggttttggagcagtggcttcttccttgctgagcagcctttcaggttgtgtcgatatgggacttgttttactgtggatatagatacttttgtacccgtttcctccagcatcttcacaaggtcctttgctgttgttctgggattgatttgcactttccacaccaaagtacattcatctctagttgacagaacgcgtctccttcccgagcggtatgacggctgcatggtcccatggtgtttatccttgctcccaaggatgaaccagacttgtggaggtcaatcATTTTTtatggggtcttggctgatttcttttaattgtcccatgatgtcaagcaaagaggcactgaggttgaTTGTAGGCCGTGAAAAATACATCAAcaaatacacctccaattgactcaaatgatgtcaattggcctatcagaagctcctaaagccatgacaccattttctggaattttccaagctgtttaaaggcagagccAACCTAGTatatggaaacttctgacccactggaattgtgacatagtgaattataaattaaatctgtgaacaattgttggaaaaattaattgtgtcatgcacaaagtagatgtcctaaccaacttgccaaaactatagtttcttaacaagaaacttgtggagtggttgaaaaactagttttaatgactccaacctaagtgtatgtaaacatccgacttcaactgtatactttgTTGCTGATAATGTATACCTGAAGGAGGTTAAGATCATAGTCCTCCTCGCTAAGATCGGCAGCCAATCGTCTCTGAATATTCTtagcttcttcctcttcctcttcatcctctgCCTCTGCGTCTTGCTGAGATTTCCCctctgcaacaaacaaaaaagcgAGTCGTTTCAAGGAAACAGCCTACGTCGAACAAACGTAACTACATCAACCAGATATAAACATTCAGGAATCATAAAAGACTACAGGTAACGGGTCTCAATAATATGAATGAATAAAATGTGAAATACTCACTGGCAGCCACATAGTCAGAGTCATAGAACATCTTCTTCCTGTTTCCCCATGCCATATCATTGGGGAGATCTAGGAGAAAACAACCACATTTAATATGTTAATTCAGCTAAATACACACGCAGGAAAAAAAAACAGGTTAATAGAAAAAAAACAGGTTAATAATAGTACAAAAACTGCTGTAGTAGGTTGACATTGGGCTGTATAATTACAATCATCCTTCTTCCCCTCCagatcactgtccatatcagcctcctcttcttcctcctcctcctcctcttcctcctcctccgagTCAGTGAGGTCCAGAGCCATCACTTCCTCCTGCaaaccacacgacactcatcggCTCAATGTGACGTTTGCACGGGTAAGTCATTCAAGTTCTGCTCTATTAGATACTGCTCACCTGCAGTTTTTGGCCTTTGACTCACCTCGTCATCACCATCTTCCTGGTCACTGTCCATCTGAACACCACGTGCCATGAGTTTCTATAGTGGCAAACATACGCAACATTAAGACGGAGTAGGGTTAAAAAGATAACCTGGGTTAAGAAGTTGAACTCTTCAAATATACAGATGGGAGACTCACCGAGATTTTGTCATCGTGGAACTCGTCGACCTTGTCCTTCGTATACTGCGAGGATCTCTTAAAAAGATTGTATGTTGAAAGGAGGTTGAACAGAAACTTTCAAAAATCGGTCAACAGCAACAATTACAAACAACTATTGGTCAAGTAAGGGTCAAGCTCCATAAGCATAGTTGCCCATCAACATTGTGCAGATGTTGATAACATGTTAAGTTAATCACACTTCTAGTCACACAGGAATCTCCATTACATATATAGACTGTACCTTATCTGGGACAGGCATGTCCTTGTATGCTTTAGGGTCATCTTCGTCAAACTGTTCCGTCTTCTTCACCGGAGGGGCGCGTTTGGTTCTGAGTGGAGCAGGGGGTTTAAGTTGTCACATCCAAGCCAGGGCCCAGTTTTTCGAAAGGAATCTATTTTGGATTTCGCCTCTCGGATATGATTAAATGCATAGATATTGAATGAATAGAACGGACGAAACATGTACTTGAACGGTAACTTCCGTTCTATTCATATGCATTTGATCGTATTCGATAGGCGACATATAGATAACTTTTGAAAAACAGTGCCCTGGACATCATAAAGACTACAATCTTGGCATCTCATATGACAATTTAAAGGTCAAATGTCTAGCATATAACTGTTTATACAAAGAAATCTAGCTAACGTACCTTAGCGCCCGAACCATGTTGAGAAGCTCAGTAgagtaacgttagcttgctagctatctTACTAGTGGGATAACTTTTTCTTTTGCCTAGAAATGTGATCTTCCAAAAAATGCTGTTTCTATTCCGGTGACTCAACAAACGATAAATTGACATATAATCGTTTGCAACTCCTGGCAGCCTCGCATTTTCTGTTTTCTTTCCACGTGCTTCCGGGTTGTTTTCTTCCACTTCTTCGGTGGGGTTTATAAGCGTTTGGCATCCAACGGTATCAAAGATGTTCTAGTGAGACGTTATGGTGcgttaccgccacctactgtactggagtgtgggccagagagagggaaagctaAATTCTTCCAGCCAGCCCCGTTGCTCTTAAAATAATATGACAAAATATTTGAAACTATATTTAATGAAGTTCCACTCAATCTACTCTGAACTTATTTCCTGTATCCTCTTCTTCATCATACTAGAtgtcagcctctctctttccctctgatacTCCCCACACTGTAGCAATACATGCTCTACGGTCTCTGTTTCCTGTCAATAATCACACTTTCCTGTTGGATGCTTTCCTATCACATTTAAGGTCTTATtcaactggctgtgtcccacccttaatcttgtaAAAATAGCCTCCTCTCTTATGTCCCTTCCTGCCATCCTCCCCTTCCCAACTTTCCTCTGTACTTGAAATAAATGCCTTCCCTTAGAATCTTTATTCCACTGCTCCTGCTATCTctgcaccatcactgtccatatcaggatTTTTGCCTCTGCCTTGCTCATTAAAACTACAACATCAACATTCCCACTACTaagtgcttgtttagccagtaTATCAGCTGCCTCgttcccctccacctccacatggGCTGGGACCCAAGTAAAACGTGTCTGTATGCCCATCTGTCTAATCCTGCCATGGGTTTGTAACACCTCATACAGCAGGTCTTGACTGCTACGGGACCTAAAGGACTGGAGACTCATCAACACTGCACATGAATTAGAGCACGTAACTACATCCTTTGCCCAGTGCAAGGCCAACAGAATGGCCATCAGCTCTGCCGTATATACAGCCAGATGATCTGTAATACGTTTCCTGACTGCCACCCCATGTTCCTGCACTACAAATCCTGACCCAGTAAGTCTTGTCCTTGGATCTTTTGAACCATTGTGTAAATGGCCACAAAATCCTGATACACAGTTTCCAGACGTCTCTTAAacaaatcagatggatcaacaccctccctatctgtctgtagtctctccaACACTTCTAGATCAACTACTGGAGGCTGGAGTAGCCATCGTGGATTTACAGGAATAGCTACCATTGGACTAAACTCCCTTCCATACAGTCCCATCTCCCTCGCCTAGATATTACCCACCCAGCTTCTGTCTTCGCTCGTGTTCCCAGCATGCCTGTAAAATCCCTTTCGCAGGATGAGATACCCTCTAGGTTGATCCAATAATTAATTGCCAGCTGCTGTCTCCTAATCTGCAATGGCATGTCCCTCATCTCCACCTGTAGTGCAGCCACAGGGGAGGTCCAAAACACCCCACTATGTGACATCTAGCCTTTCCAATGAGGTCCAGGCTGCTGAACCAGATGCTATACTGCCATAGTCTACTACAGATCGGATCAATGCAACATACATGGTCCTCAATGAGGAACGCCCAGCCACATTGTGGATATCATGAACACACTCGTAATACTACTGCCATCTGAACCAGAATATGACTATTTGGCTGAAAgggatatttttattttatttacctttatttaactaggcaagtcagttaagaacaaattcttattttcaatgacggcgtaggaacaatgggttaactgcctgttcaggttggggatttgaacttgcaacctttcgtttactagtccaatgctctaaccactaggctaccctgccgccccgatatactgtatatactatggaaaatatgtttgttttttgtctTCCCTGGACTATAAAATATAGTATATTTGCGAGGACAGAGACATAGTTAATCATGACAATAAACTAAATATTATAGGATTGAAAGTTATATTAAACAGATCAACCTGTGTGTATTAATATTATGAAAGGTTATTTTATTCAGTTTGACATATAATGAAAAACAGTCCTAATCCAATATTCCATAAGAAACAAATGAATATGTCAAGAAATCTATTGTTCTAGTCATCGACCTGTATGTATACATTTGTGTGGGGCCTGAAACCATGAATACTGTGGCTGTTTAGATTTGTTCTGCTGAGCATTTTACCATCTTGTAGGACCTACAACGTTGGTATTATGAGAGATGATCAATTGAGTTTGCATTGGTCACATCCATTAcgttacattacaatacatttcaaACTACTGTCATTAACAGATGGCTTCCCTGCTTCATCTTCCAGGTAAATACAGTAAGCATTTTCACTGAAGTTGCACATCAATTTTGTCCGTGTGATTCAACACTAGACTCTGCTCTCAATGCAGCTACCATTGTCTGTCCCATTCGCATCGTGACATTTCCCCGTTCTCTTCCATCCTCTTCACTCAATCACTTTCTATCCTCCTTCCCTAGATCCCAGTCACTCTGTGGTCTTCTCCAGTCCCTCTGGAGTCCTACGCTGCCACTGTGAGGCCTGGTGGTAGGAGGCAGAAAGGTTTTGGGAGGCCTAAGGATCCCCGTTTTAAACTCATCATTCCTCTTCCTCATCAGGGCGAAGGCTGGGGTCATTCGAATAGGGTCAGAAAAGTACTGTCGGAAAAAGAGAAAACCAGGGAATGTCTCAGTAGATGGTTTCTATTTTTatcttgctctcacacacacacacacacacacacacacacacacacacacacacacacacacacacacacacatacatacatacatacatacatacatacatacatacatacatacatacatacatacatacatacatacatacatacatacatacatacatacatacatacatacatacatacatacatacatacatacatacatacatacatacatacatacatacatacataaatacagtgAGGGTGTGACATAAATCCTAAATCCTTACACTTACACTGGCTTGTGGTACTGATGGTCCCTTCTCTTTAAAGCCTGGGTCTGTATGCATCACACTCAGTTCCATCATGGAACTGCTGAGTTCTGACACGGTGGTCTTAGCACCCCTCCTTAGCTGGGTTGAAGAGCTCTGACAAGGCTGCAGCCTCCTCATGATGTCACTCAAAGAGCTGAAGCTTTCACTTTGAGGCACCTTCAATATCAGAGGTCTCTGCATAAGAGAAAGGCAAACCTTCACTGTCCATACTCTGTCCTTTAACATCTAACAGTATTTGATTTTATTGTACTCCAAATGAGACAGATTCGTATTTCCATACAGGATGAATCAGTAGCAGTGGGACTGTGTGTATATTTATAAACCAGAGGCTCACCCTAGATATAGAGGGGCTATCAGCACCAGAGTTTACTCTAGATTCAGTTGCCTCTGTGCCTAACTCCTCTGCCATAACATCTTCCCTTCTAGTTGGacgatctcttctctctctggagGGAAAGCCCACAGCTTCCTCTCGTGAGCCTGTCTCCATTTTGTTTTCACTGGGCCCCACAGACTCTTTCTCATCAACTTCAGAGCTCCTCTGTTTGGAGAGGTGTATGCCATATGTTTTGAGTTGGACCCTTCAAGAGAATAATTACATTTTAGTACTATTTACTGACAAAGTATGGCTAGGTTTACTATGGTAATGTATCCATTTAATTAATTGGAGTTCTGAAAGTTAATTCACAATCACAATTATAGTCACAATTATCACAGCGTTACACACCTGTGTTGGGTTTCTGTTTCAGCGGACGGCTGGTTCTCTTCCTGAGAGGGTAAATCTCCGCTGCAGAATCATCCGAAACCAGACAGGTGTTATAACATTGCTACTCAAAGTATTGTGGAGAGTTATTCTAAATAAAACTCATTCTCTTCTTAAGGATATGCCATAACATTGCAAACCGAGCACGTATGAGTCTCATACTTCCCAAAAATGGACTCACTTAAAAGTTGTTTGATTATCCAGCTGAATTTCGCTCTCCGAATTGACATTGTTGGCCCATATTCTGTAACGTGAAAAGAACGAAATGACCTGAGCACCGATCATACAGAAACTGCTACTGTCCCCACAAGATAAAAGTATTACAGATAAAGGTGACACAGAGAGCAACTACAATCAAGACAGTGGCTCACAGTACATACAATCACACATTACGTGCGTTCTATGACTGGCTTCATATGTTCTAAGGTTTCTACACCCCGAAGCTCACAACGATATGGGCCTGCGTTGACACAAGGGCCATGTTTGCACCTGTTGACACATGTTTAGAAGGGAATGAAAGGTAAACGATCAAACCTGAGTGCACAAAACTGACTTTTTTGTACACTTTAGAGCCGTACACGCGCGGATCAAAAACCTTTCACTGGTTTCAAATGGTTAGGAAATCTGGCCTTCTGTGGCATAAAAACAGGTATGGAAATCACATTGTGGCAATCCCTCTGGTTACATCACACGTACCTCCCCTCGTATGCATGCGTAGTTGTGAGGTGATCAACTTCCTTCGGACAAAACTCCTCCCCAAAAGGTGGCTTTTTGTTCACTGCTGTAAAATGTTGCAATGGTTCCTCCATGTTCACATTCATGTCCATGGGTTCACCGTGTTGATTGACAGGACTTCCTCTGTGGATGACGCCCAGGGCCTCCCA contains:
- the utp3 gene encoding something about silencing protein 10 isoform X1; this encodes MVRALRTKRAPPVKKTEQFDEDDPKAYKDMPVPDKRSSQYTKDKVDEFHDDKISKLMARGVQMDSDQEDGDDEEEVMALDLTDSEEEEEEEEEEEEEADMDSDLEGKKDDYLPNDMAWGNRKKMFYDSDYVAAKGKSQQDAEAEDEEEEEEAKNIQRRLAADLSEEDYDLNLLQEFAVEEQEVEKERIVKDLQQMSQKEKMKLLKKESPELLELIQDFKAKLAELKDELQPLLEMVNDGRIPPGKGANYLRTKQQLYLNYCTNISFYLVLKAKRIPAHNHPVIERLLTYRNLINEMGEVDARLAPQLRQLLSADQKEKSARKSEGSEQITNKKVKVSEEAGAESSEDSYSDLDEEAALRFYRGVEERLKLKRKRKDPQAEEGRLEAAGDDYVDPDAKRRITYQMAKNKGLTPKRKKIDRNPRVKHREKFRRAKIRRKGQVREVRREETRYSGELSGIRAGVKKSVKLK
- the utp3 gene encoding something about silencing protein 10 isoform X2, which gives rise to MVRALRTKRAPPVKKTEQFDEDDPKAYKDMPVPDKRSSQYTKDKVDEFHDDKISKLMARGVQMDSDQEDGDDEEEVMALDLTDSEEEEEEEEEEEEEADMDSDLEGKKDDYLPNDMAWGNRKKMFYDSDYVAAKGKSQQDAEAEDEEEEEEAKNIQRRLAADLSEEDYDLNLLQEFAVEEQEVEKERIVKDLQQMSQKEKMKLLKKESPELLELIQDFKAKLAELKDELQPLLEMVNDGRIPPGKGANYLRTKQQLYLNYCTNISFYLVLKAKRIPAHNHPVIERLLTYRNLINEMGEVDARLAPQLRQLLSADQKEKSARKSEGSEQITNKKVKVSEEAGAESSEDSYSDLDEEAALRFYRGVEERLKLKRKRKDPQAEEGLEAAGDDYVDPDAKRRITYQMAKNKGLTPKRKKIDRNPRVKHREKFRRAKIRRKGQVREVRREETRYSGELSGIRAGVKKSVKLK